One window from the genome of Aquabacterium sp. A3 encodes:
- the ffh gene encoding signal recognition particle protein: MASNLTERLSRLVKTMRGQSRITESNVQDMLREVRMALLEADVALPVVKDFIARVKDKALGQEVVSSLTPGQVLVSIVQKELAATMGDGVADLNLAAQPPAVILMAGLQGAGKTTTTAKLTRHLIEKRKKKVLTVSADVYRPAAIEQLKTVTGQAGGEWFPSNPEQKPAEIAAAALDHARRHYFDVLLVDTAGRLAIDEALMAEIKALHAQLNPVETLFVVDAMQGQDAVNTAKAFKEALPLTGVVLTKLDGDSRGGAALSVRQITGVPIKFAGVSEKIDGLEVFDADRHAGRVLGMGDIVALVEEVQKGVDMAAAQKLAEKVKSGVEFDFNDFLMQLGQMKKMGGLSTLMDKLPAEMAAKAGHADMDRAERDMRRMEGIINAMTAKERRQPALLTDGKSKASRKRRIAAGAGVQIQDVNRLLNQFGQMQDMMKKMKGGGLFKMMKRMGGMKGLPGMGR, translated from the coding sequence ATGGCATCGAACCTCACCGAACGGCTGAGCCGTCTCGTCAAGACCATGCGGGGGCAGTCCCGCATCACGGAATCCAATGTGCAGGACATGCTCCGTGAGGTCCGCATGGCCTTGCTGGAGGCCGACGTGGCCCTGCCCGTGGTGAAGGATTTCATCGCCCGCGTCAAGGACAAGGCACTGGGGCAGGAGGTGGTGTCCTCGCTGACGCCCGGGCAGGTGCTCGTCAGCATCGTTCAAAAGGAGCTGGCCGCCACCATGGGCGACGGTGTGGCCGACCTGAATCTGGCGGCGCAGCCACCGGCGGTCATCCTCATGGCGGGTTTGCAGGGGGCGGGCAAGACCACCACCACGGCCAAGCTCACACGGCACCTCATCGAGAAACGCAAGAAAAAGGTGCTCACCGTGTCGGCCGACGTGTACCGGCCCGCGGCGATCGAGCAGCTCAAGACCGTCACAGGCCAGGCTGGGGGGGAGTGGTTTCCGTCCAACCCCGAGCAGAAACCTGCCGAGATCGCGGCGGCCGCGCTGGACCACGCCCGCCGACACTACTTTGACGTGCTGCTGGTGGACACGGCCGGCCGCCTGGCCATTGATGAGGCCCTGATGGCCGAGATCAAGGCCTTGCACGCCCAACTGAATCCGGTCGAAACCCTGTTCGTGGTGGATGCCATGCAGGGGCAGGACGCGGTCAACACCGCCAAGGCCTTCAAGGAGGCGCTGCCCCTGACCGGTGTGGTGCTGACCAAGCTGGACGGCGATTCTCGCGGTGGTGCGGCCCTGTCGGTGCGGCAGATCACGGGCGTGCCCATCAAGTTCGCGGGCGTGTCGGAAAAGATCGATGGCCTGGAGGTGTTCGATGCCGATCGCCATGCGGGCCGCGTGCTGGGCATGGGCGACATCGTGGCCCTGGTCGAAGAGGTGCAAAAGGGCGTCGACATGGCCGCCGCCCAGAAGCTGGCCGAGAAGGTCAAGTCGGGGGTGGAGTTCGACTTCAACGACTTCCTCATGCAGCTCGGCCAGATGAAGAAGATGGGCGGCCTGTCCACCCTGATGGACAAGCTGCCGGCCGAGATGGCGGCCAAGGCCGGCCACGCCGACATGGACCGTGCCGAGCGCGACATGCGACGCATGGAGGGCATCATCAACGCCATGACGGCCAAGGAGCGCCGCCAACCCGCCTTGCTCACCGACGGCAAAAGCAAGGCCAGTCGCAAGCGCCGCATCGCGGCGGGCGCCGGGGTGCAAATCCAGGATGTGAACCGCCTGCTCAACCAGTTCGGCCAGATGCAGGACATGATGAAAAAGATGAAGGGCGGCGGCCTCTTCAAGATGATGAAGCGCATGGGCGGCATGAAGGGGCTGCCCGGCATGGGGCGCTGA
- a CDS encoding DUF2726 domain-containing protein, protein MDLISMWPLILAAALGSAGLMGAWWFQRQKSGRDARRSASDGDAGGRRSRRRRVRRAVEHDEQLDTLAAWEPLATRVLKSGEREAYHVLRRALPDHIILAQVPVARFVKVPTRNSYAEWLRRVGSLCADLVVCDMSSQVVAVVEVRQGHAGTKESALKRQQRMDKVLHAARIPVHVWLEGALPGPAVAREAILGSALQTSGRSGYQDASLARRDAEAAAVVASMQSGLSSARAPEPPAHQALDFDIHAWTQSEDDGHAQMDADEAGAQEGERKEPPPSTWFDDLDTDPATGLTPDDDAPRSSRPSGMALIEDRPNKPRLVSVAPQARRA, encoded by the coding sequence ATGGATTTGATCTCGATGTGGCCGCTGATCCTGGCAGCTGCGCTGGGGTCGGCAGGCTTGATGGGCGCGTGGTGGTTTCAGCGCCAGAAGTCTGGCCGCGATGCGCGCCGTTCGGCCTCGGACGGAGATGCCGGCGGGCGACGCAGTCGGCGCCGGCGTGTGCGTCGCGCCGTTGAGCATGACGAGCAACTCGACACCCTGGCCGCCTGGGAACCCCTGGCCACCCGGGTGCTCAAGTCTGGAGAACGTGAGGCTTATCACGTCTTGCGGCGAGCCTTGCCGGATCACATCATCCTGGCGCAGGTGCCGGTGGCCCGTTTCGTCAAGGTTCCCACCAGGAACTCCTACGCCGAATGGCTGCGGCGGGTGGGCTCTTTGTGCGCCGATCTGGTGGTTTGTGACATGTCGTCGCAGGTGGTGGCCGTGGTCGAGGTGCGCCAAGGGCATGCGGGCACCAAAGAAAGCGCCTTGAAGCGGCAGCAACGCATGGACAAGGTCTTGCACGCCGCCCGCATTCCCGTGCATGTCTGGCTGGAAGGTGCGTTGCCCGGGCCGGCCGTGGCCCGTGAGGCCATCCTGGGCTCTGCTTTGCAGACCTCGGGGCGCTCGGGCTACCAGGATGCCAGCCTGGCCCGACGCGATGCGGAGGCGGCTGCCGTGGTGGCGTCGATGCAGTCTGGATTGTCGTCGGCCCGTGCGCCGGAGCCGCCAGCGCATCAGGCGCTGGATTTTGACATCCACGCCTGGACGCAGTCAGAGGATGACGGGCACGCGCAGATGGACGCTGACGAGGCGGGTGCGCAAGAGGGCGAACGCAAGGAGCCCCCACCGTCGACCTGGTTTGATGACCTTGACACCGACCCTGCCACCGGCCTGACGCCGGACGATGACGCGCCGCGGTCCTCGCGTCCATCGGGCATGGCCCTCATCGAGGATCGGCCCAACAAGCCGCGGCTGGTGAGTGTGGCGCCTCAGGCCAGGAGGGCTTGA